One genomic segment of Musa acuminata AAA Group cultivar baxijiao chromosome BXJ3-3, Cavendish_Baxijiao_AAA, whole genome shotgun sequence includes these proteins:
- the LOC135582982 gene encoding uncharacterized protein LOC135582982, with protein sequence MLSIDNPSDPSCSSNLSALNSHEGASEKLDSQEAKAVVLQDNPTSNFSIRDYVLASRNKGIESSWPFPQQFLQLCVKHGSKPILPPFEPPHLVRTQCVSKPAEPQPVACSEPDSILADDVLLEPLCVSPFGRKPAGIRSKLHLPLKEIIPNSSDPAVSSEVGNTTVNERTKLDELIHLDAKNTLTVRTHHPTEETTNRISEDTVLVAESGSASEIPSELCAPEPSQNSDKLCKPLEKKCRLKIKLGAISKTSQLDNIASYIKVSDPMASKVCPVCKIFSSTSNTTLNAHMDQCLFMESNTKNILGELPKFKVKQRKKRLMVDIYTTAPRCTLEDLDRRNGTNWAVELALLAAPTTDVGNGTKRAKLSTMESIDDGNESAVYVDSSGMKVRILSKFHDAPLENNLKLRKHARDAKALKSVLNGKKKNFKSKYSKSMEVKTQKSKMSFKFIATPEGDHRSADQQHSETQTYKSYSEDQVKNTAATSRQWVHTIQPDLEKGLINKGRNISLERTVSVNRTILAENSQSDPCNSSAVDGHRNNFSRSSEVDTGSPKMKRIDCLYNDFDRMNDVKIKSSEPLASSSRHSSKGTKALLKLSKSVDNCQSLKTKSVEDDSSVQTKYNKFSNLAMRPLECSPSMLNEATFTSKKNILVKRSYFHLEGRRGEAIQRPSMFLKFRKHRSILRTGKRGPSYLPPMNGVHGPTRSFGLNITRKNRTLCTRQSGLSSKFIRSESKVMNQGSPSQSNIPEYENHESPDTLEEQKHNRLNVLAPRPGCHDPQIEDSDMQIEVPDSEAAEKVVADDFVNADSLTFSTQSYSCPCADDVQSISGNEVHVQHFKQRSDQQETVCDDVSCNEIDHQDIQIVEAADRGVEDSCAVQPTDCQAEITSVQDSSGCLSTDRDVELEVPRKSPSVTSFVVTADHDLSGDSGPSGSPLSTGSTISLTSSEDSRLKDSAEEPSLRAIAVQDRLCLASQTAGSIRAAEQRMSSGRNEELKEDLPSKAPGVGQPFCCSCWESISKDSQLSRQNGTSRKSKASQISNLFIGPSISSSFGTYPNWRTVLPANPGLESSDLSISMNNSLDSAAKYPTCIDLGSPSPSPQSQNKSTSNPVLRLMGKNLTVVTSEQLVQPQITALDFTPNMNSVSPGFSSTNNLLKKEGSAQHYDQLWFGSPTIGQALSTGDHQMLPHLSIVEMGGIARSPFYSWTTKTDQQTWQAKPTERPNFSQSLMDARIVTDDPHFGQENELKGLVAGTANSLLLASGPSPSLQRSFSYFSSESQTRNISGGPGSLFPNCLHQKDDASLLNQRINSEGQGHLLLGPSIFQSPTAGQMAPTMYYPPLLR encoded by the exons ATGTTATCGATTGATAACCCTTCAGATCCTTCATGTTCCTCCAATCTTTCAGCACTGAACTCTCATGAGGGGGCTTCTGAAAAGCTTGACAGCCAGGAGGCAAAAGCAGTAGTCCTCCAAGATAATCCAACCTCCAATTTCTCTATTAG AGATTATGTTCTTGCATCAAGGAACAAGGGCATCGAGTCAAGTTGGCCCTTTCCGCAGCAGTTCCTGCAACTCTGCGTGAAACATGGTTCCAAACCTATATTGCCGCCTTTCGAACCTCCTCATTTGGTGAGAACCCAGTGCGTAAGCAAGCCGGCAGAACCTCAGCCAGTTGCATGCTCAGAACCTGACAGTATCTTAGCAGATGATGTTTTGCTTGAGCCTTTATGTGTTAGTCCCTTCGGTAGGAAGCCTGCTGGTATCAGATCAAAGTTACACTTGCCACTAAAGGAGATCATTCCAAACTCTTCAGACCCAGCAGTATCATCTGAGGTTGGGAACACTACAGTGAATGAAAGAACAAAATTGGATGAACTGATCCATCTTGATGCCAAAAACACCTTGACGGTGAGAACTCATCATCCAACTGAAGAAACTACTAACAGGATTTCTGAAGATACTGTCCTGGTGGCAGAAAGTGGAAGTGCTTCTGAAATACCATCGGAATTATGTGCTCCTGAACCTAGCCAAAATTCTGACAAGTTATGCAAGCCTTTGGAAAAGAAGTGCAGGTTGAAAATTAAATTGGGTGCCATTTCGAAGACCAGCCAGCTGGACAACATAGCATCTTATATCAAAGTTTCAGATCCTATGGCTTCAAAAGTTTGCCCAGTTTGTAAGATATTTTCTTCTACTTCCAACACCACTTTGAATGCTCATATGGATCAGTGTCTCTTCATGGAGTCTAATACAAAAAATATTTTGGGTGAACTCCCAAAATTTAAAgtcaaacaaaggaagaagaggttgATGGTAGATATTTACACGACAGCTCCCCGTTGCACTCTTGAAGACCTTGATAGGAGGAATGGTACAAACTGGGCAGTGGAACTCGCTTTGCTGGCTGCACCAACTACTGATGTTGGTAATGGGACCAAGAGAGCCAAGTTGTCAACAATGGAATCTATAGATGACGGGAATGAATCTGCAGTTTATGTTGATTCAAGTGGCATGAAAGTAAGGATTCTATCGAAGTTTCATGATGCACCATTGGAGAACAACCTTAAGTTGAGGAAGCATGCAAGAGACGCGAAGGCACTCAAAAGTGTTTTGAATGGGAAGAAAAAGAATTTCAAATCAAAATACTCCAAGAGTATGGAAGTGAAGACACAGAAAAGTAAAATGTCATTCAAG TTTATAGCCACACCTGAAGGAGATCATAGATCAGCCGATCAACAGCATAGTGAAACTCAGACATATAAATCATACTCAGAAGACCAAGTCAAGAACACTGCTGCAACTTCAAGGCAATGGGTGCACACTATACAGCCAGATCTTGAAAAAGGTCTCATCAATAAAGGCAGGAATATCAGCTTGGAGAGGACTGTCTCTGTAAATAGGACCATACTTGCAGAGAATAGCCAATCAGATCCATGCAACTCTTCTGCTGTAGATGGTCACCGGAATAATTTCTCTAGGTCATCTGAAGTCGATACTGGTTCCCCAAAAATGAAGAGAATTGATTGCCTGTATAATGACTTCGACCGCATGAATGATGTGAAGATTAAGTCTTCAGAACCACTTGCTTCCAGTTCCAGACATTCCTCAAAAGGTACCAAAGCTCTCCTCAAATTGTCAAAGTCAGTTGATAATTGCCAATCTCTGAAAACCAAGTCAGTGGAGGATGACTCGAGCGTGCAAACTAAGTACAATAAGTTTTCTAATTTGGCAATGAGACCACTTGAATGCTCCCCTTCCATGTTGAATGAAGCTACTTTCACTTCAAAGAAGAACATTTTAGTAAAGAGATCATACTTCCATTTGGAAGGAAGGAGAGGTGAAGCAATTCAGAGACCCTCTATGTTCCTCAAGTTTCGTAAGCACAGATCCATTTTGAGAACTGGTAAGAGAGGACCATCATATTTGCCACCCATGAATGGAGTGCATGGACCTACCAGAAGTTTTGGTCTTAATATTACAAGGAAAAACAGAACATTATGCACTCGTCAGTCTGGTCTGTCAAGTAAGTTCATAAGGTCTGAATCAAAAGTCATGAACCAAGGGTCTCCAAGCCAAAGCAATATCCCAGAATATGAGAACCACGAATCCCCAGACACGTTGGAAGAGCAGAAACACAATAGATTGAATGTGCTGGCACCGAGACCTGGATGCCATGATCCTCAAATTGAAGATTCAGATATGCAAATAGAAGTTCCAGATTCTGAAGCTGCAGAAAAAGTTGTTGCTGATGACTTTGTGAACGCAGATAGCCTAACTTTCAGCACCCAATCATACTCTTGCCCATGTGCAGATGATGTACAGTCTATTTCTGGAAATGAAGTCCATGTACAACACTTTAAACAAAGATCTGATCAGCAAGAAACCGTTTGCGATGATGTATCTTGTAATGAAATTGACCACCAAGATATTCAAATAGTTGAAGCTGCAGATAGAGGTGTGGAAGACTCTTGTGCGGTTCAACCTACAGATTGTCAGGCTGAAATCACGTCCGTTCAAGATTCTAGCGGTTGTTTAAGTACTGACCGGGATGTGGAGCTTGAAGTACCTCGTAAAAGCCCATCAGTAACCTCATTCGTAGTGACAGCAGATCATGATTTGTCTGGTGACAGTGGACCATCTGGATCACCACTTTCTACTGGATCAACCATATCCCTAACATCTTCAGAAGACTCCAGACTTAAAGACTCAGCGGAAGAACCCTCACTGAGAGCCATTGCTGTTCAAGATAGATTGTGCTTAGCCTCACAAACTGCTGGAAGCATCAGAGCAGCTGAACAAAGAATGTCTAGTGGGAGGAATGAAGAGCTTAAGGAAGATCTTCCATCAAAAGCACCTGGGGTTGGACAACCTTTCTGCTGTTCATGTTGGGAGAGCATCTCAAAAGATTCACAATTATCGAGGCAAAATGGAACTTCCAGGAAATCCAAGGCAAGTCAGATCTCCAATCTGTTCATCGGACCAAGTATCTCTTCCTCTTTTGGTACATATCCAAATTGGAGAACTGTTCTTCCAGCCAACCCCGGATTGGAATCATCTGATCTGTCCATTTCCATGAACAATTCACTGGATTCTGCTGCAAAGTATCCAACCTGCATTGATTTAGGTTCTCCAAGCCCATCACCTCAGTCTCAGAACAAGTCCACTTCCAATCCTGTACTGCGGTTGATGGGTAAAAACCTAACGGTTGTGACCAGTGAGCAGCTTGTGCAACCTCAAATTACTGCTTTAGACTTTACACCGAATATGAATTCTGTGTCTCCTGGATTTTCTTCGACCAACAACCTCTTGAAGAAAGAGGGTTCTGCACAGCACTATGATCAGCTATGGTTCGGGTCTCCCACCATTGGCCAAGCTCTATCAACTGGTGATCACCAAATGCTTCCACATTTGTCTATTGTGGAAATGGGCGGTATTGCAAGGTCCCCATTTTATAGTTGGACAACAAAAACAGACCAACAGACTTGGCAGGCGAAACCTACCGAAAGGCCAAACTTCTCTCAATCTTTAATGGATGCAAGAATTGTCACTGATGACCCTCACTTCGGACAGGAGAATGAACTCAAAGGCTTGGTTGCAGGTACAGCAAACTCTTTACTGCTTGCATCTGGTCCAAGTCCTTCGCTTCAGAGATCGTTCTCTTACTTTTCATCAGAAAGCCAAACTAGGAATATCTCAGGAGGACCAGGGTCCTTGTTCCCTAATTGTTTGCACCAAAAGGATGATGCCAGTCTCTTGAATCAAAGAATCAATTCAGAAGGTCAGGGGCACCTTCTACTTGGCCCTTCTATTTTCCAGTCACCTACAGCAGGTCAAATGGCCCCAACAATGTATTATCCTCCACTCCTGCGATGA
- the LOC103977875 gene encoding uncharacterized protein LOC103977875, whose protein sequence is MDKPIPAEAPHDLPITDVFPYSTEPNTKILTIKIAGPSSENGEKSVPISPSISISPHLNSPSPPSSAFVSALQSPYISPRALEPPSENNTVPTTTVPSPVSYSGSHSDDIPSTSYTPPSERYDFVADQIDQKPKFSDAAPPRISFSFPVPRISFTKCSDSPSSNAKLRSCDVYIGFHGLNNNLSRFCKWLKSELELQGIASFVADRERYSDTQRHEIADRVICSATFGVIVVTPSSFLNPLSVEEIRFFAQKKNLIPLLFDTEHSEIMSLFDGRLEDKECREAFEGLTRCNEFKLETNDSNWRSCIVKAAGILKSKLGRKSSTVKENGVSEELPFPRNRHFGAREKELTEIEAAFFGCCEVHEIEHPNHAMVKAGSSDGFADEESDTVRTSGKYISLEMRKCKEPTLEAWIEPVMELTSKGRSLQKQRSKHKKSRSGASKGYGNANVFCINGTSGIGKTELALEFAYRYAQRYKLVLWIGGEARCFRQNILNLSMDLGLDVSAEGEKERGRIRSFDEQEFDAFQRVKRELFRDIPYLLVIDNLETEKEWWEGKDLHDLIPRNTGATHVIITTRLSKVMSFEPMQLPLLSLADSLLILRGRRKEYSVQEIEVLKKFDERLGRLSFGLSVIGSLLSELAVSPSELLEAIDRISLNDNTFSLGGSEDAFCRNNTFLMKVLVFCFAALDRAKGRSLASRMVLTGAWLASAPVSSTILAAASNNLPTKGSFHQWGKGLTIAFLCGSNCCLAPQARKNEVESALLLVKLGLAKGTMRQPGCWIQFHPITQMFAKMRGGLPPAKAMVHGVMKVGNAATNLDHLWASAFLIFGFKSEPPLVQLKPGDMVFFIKKTALPLAIRAFMTFSRCNSALELLKVCTNVLEEVEKSFVSQIQDWHRGSLCWKNRLHSNQKVDEYVWQDVTLLKATLLETRAKLLLRGGLFDNGEELCRTCISIRTVMLGHNHLQTLAAQETLAKLVRYRSKI, encoded by the coding sequence ATGGATAAACCAATTCCAGCTGAGGCTCCTCATGACCTTCCTATCACTGATGTTTTCCCATATTCCACTGAACCAAATACAAAGATATTAACCATCAAAATAGCAGGACCTTCATCCGAGAATGGGGAGAAATCTGTCCCCATCTCACCTTCCATATCGATTTCTCCACACTTGAATTCACCTTCTCCACCATCCTCTGCATTTGTCTCAGCATTACAGTCACCGTACATATCTCCGAGAGCCTTAGAACCACCGAGTGAGAACAACACTGTACCAACGACCACCGTCCCATCACCAGTTTCATACTCTGGTTCACATTCTGATGACATCCCAAGCACTTCCTACACTCCTCCATCAGAAAGATACGACTTTGTGGCTGACCAAATCGACCAGAAGCCCAAGTTTTCCGATGCAGCACCGCCTCGTATCTCGTTCTCTTTCCCAGTCCCTCGTATCTCGTTTACAAAATGCTCGGACTCTCCTTCTTCCAATGCCAAGCTCCGTAGCTGTGATGTTTACATTGGATTCCATGGCCTTAACAATAATCTCAGTCGCTTCTGTAAATGGCTCAAGTCTGAGCTTGAGCTCCAGGGAATAGCCTCATTTGTCGCTGATAGGGAAAGGTATTCAGATACTCAGAGACATGAGATTGCTGATCGAGTCATATGCTCCGCGACCTTTGGTGTCATTGTGGTGACACCATCAAGTTTTCTTAACCCTCTCAGTGTCGAGGAGATAAGGTTCTTTGCTCAGAAGAAAAATCTCATTCCACTATTGTTTGATACTGAGCACTCAGAGATCATGAGTCTCTTTGATGGGAGGTTGGAGGATAAGGAGTGTAGGGAAGCATTTGAAGGGTTGACCAGGTGCAATGAGTTCAAGCTCGAAACAAATGATAGCAACTGGAGAAGCTGCATCGTGAAGGCTGCTGGGATTCTAAAATCAAAACTTGGTAGGAAGAGCAGCACGGTGAAGGAAAACGGAGTTTCTGAAGAATTACCCTTTCCTCGAAACAGACATTTCGGCGCCAGAGAGAAGGAGCTGACAGAAATCGAGGCTGCTTTCTTTGGATGCTGTGAAGTTCATGAAATAGAGCATCCAAATCACGCCATGGTGAAAGCTGGCTCAAGTGATGGATTTGCTGACGAGGAGAGTGATACCGTAAGAACAAGTGGGAAGTACATTAGTCTAGAAATGAGGAAGTGCAAAGAACCTACTTTAGAAGCTTGGATAGAACCAGTGATGGAGCTAACGAGCAAAGGAAGAAGCCTTCAAAAGCAACGCTCAAAGCACAAAAAATCAAGGAGTGGAGCCAGCAAAGGCTATGGCAACGCGAATGTATTCTGTATCAATGGAACCTCAGGCATAGGGAAGACAGAGCTTGCCTTGGAATTTGCCTATCGATATGCTCAGAGATACAAGCTGGTTCTGTGGATTGGTGGTGAAGCAAGGTGCTTCAGGCAGAACATTTTGAATTTGTCAATGGACTTGGGTCTGGATGTCAGTGCAGAGGGAGAAAAGGAAAGAGGGAGGATAAGGAGCTTCGACGAACAAGAGTTTGATGCGTTCCAAAGGGTAAAGAGGGAGCTCTTCCGAGATATCCCTTACTTGCTGGTCATCGACAATCTTGAAACAGAGAAGGAATGGTGGGAAGGGAAAGACCTGCATGATCTGATTCCGAGGAACACTGGAGCTACCCATGTGATCATCACGACGAGGCTATCCAAGGTTATGAGCTTCGAGCCAATGCAACTTCCACTGCTTTCCTTGGCCGATTCACTACTTATACTTAGAGGCAGGAGGAAGGAGTACTCGGTTCAGGAGATCGAAGTGCTGAAAAAATTCGATGAGAGGTTGGGGAGGTTGAGCTTTGGGTTGTCAGTAATAGGTTCCCTTCTTTCTGAGCTGGCTGTTTCACCATCCGAATTACTCGAAGCGATCGACAGGATCTCCCTTAACGACAATACTTTTTCTTTGGGTGGTAGTGAGGATGCTTTCTGCAGGAACAACACTTTCTTAATGAAAGTCCTCGTGTTTTGCTTTGCAGCACTGGATCGAGCTAAGGGAAGAAGCCTTGCATCGAGAATGGTCCTCACTGGTGCATGGCTTGCTTCTGCCCCAGTTTCTTCAACCATATTAGCAGCTGCTTCTAATAATTTACCCACAAAAGGAAGCTTCCATCAATGGGGGAAAGGTCTCACGATCGCTTTCTTATGTGGCTCGAATTGCTGCTTAGCACCCCAAGCTCGAAAAAATGAAGTGGAGTCAGCTCTCCTGCTGGTAAAACTAGGCCTGGCAAAGGGAACAATGAGACAGCCGGGATGCTGGATTCAGTTCCACCCGATCACCCAAATGTTTGCCAAGATGAGAGGGGGGCTGCCACCGGCCAAGGCCATGGTCCATGGAGTCATGAAGGTTGGTAACGCTGCAACGAACTTAGACCATCTATGGGCTTCAGCATTCCTCATCTTCGGGTTCAAATCAGAACCCCCTCTCGTTCAGCTCAAACCAGGCGACATGGTCTTCTTCATAAAAAAGACCGCACTTCCATTAGCAATTCGGGCATTCATGACCTTCTCGAGGTGCAATTCAGCTTTGGAGCTCCTGAAGGTATGCACGAATGTGCTCGAGGAGGTGGAGAAATCATTTGTGTCACAGATACAGGACTGGCACCGAGGTTCCTTGTGCTGGAAAAATCGGCTCCATTCTAACCAGAAGGTGGATGAATATGTCTGGCAAGATGTGACTCTCCTCAAAGCCACATTGCTTGAGACTCGAGCTAAGTTGCTGCTGAGAGGAGGGCTTTTTGATAACGGGGAAGAATTATGCCGAACTTGTATTAGTATTAGGACTGTGATGCTTGGCCATAACCATCTTCAGACTTTGGCTGCTCAAGAAACGCTAGCCAAGTTGGTCAGGTATAGAAGTAAGATATGA
- the LOC103977877 gene encoding aspartyl protease family protein At5g10770, which translates to MGLLLLVTTSFLLTVASSLRDVPRSSCSSKDKVDELHHLNSSGIHFTLHHPRSPCSPAPFPSLSFSAILSHDDARVRSLAARLRNTTLAPSRSSLILHPDAASIPLSSGTSVGVGNYVTRVGLGTPVKSYVMVVDTGSSLSWLQCSPCRVSCHSQVGAVFDPAASATYRSVPCSAPECHGLLSATLNPSSCSVANVCIYQASYGDTSFSVGYLGKDSLSLGSRRALADFVYGCGQDNEGLFGKSAGLIGLARNELSLLSQLGPRLGQSFSYCLPTMVSTGYLSIGSYNPAQFSYTPMVSSSLDDTLYFVRLTGVTVGGKNLPVRASAYTGTPTIIDSGTVITRLPPDVYTALSNAIVAALKRYKRAPAYSILDTCFRGTVKASAVPAVNMVFEGGATLKLAPRNVMINVDDATTTCLAFAPSGRVAIIGNRQQQTFNVVYDVAKSRIGFAAGGCS; encoded by the exons ATGGGATTGCTTCTCTTGGTCACTACTTCTTTTCTGCTTACAGTAGCATCATCTCTCAGAGATGTTCCTCGTAGCTCATGTTCTTCCAAGGACAAGG TTGATGAGCTCCACCACCTCAACAGCTCCGGCATCCACTTCACGCTCCACCACCCCAGGAGCCCCTGCTCCCCTGCCCCTTTcccctccctctccttctccgcCATCCTCTCCCACGACGATGCCCGTGTCCGCTCCCTCGCCGCCCGCCTCCGCAACACCACTCTCGCCCCGTCCCGGTCCTCCCTCATCCTCCACCCCGACGCCGCCTCCATCCCCCTCTCCTCCGGCACCTCTGTCGGCGTCGGCAACTACGTCACCCGCGTCGGCCTTGGCACCCCGGTCAAGTCCTACGTCATGGTCGTCGATACCGGCTCCTCCCTTTCCTGGCTCCAGTGCTCCCCTTGCCGCGTCTCGTGCCACTCCCAGGTCGGCGCCGTCTTCGACCCCGCCGCTTCGGCCACCTATCGCTCGGTCCCGTGCTCTGCGCCGGAGTGCCATGGCCTCCTGTCCGCCACTCTCAACCCTTCCTCATGCTCTGTCGCCAACGTCTGCATCTATCAGGCGAGCTACGGCGACACCTCTTTCTCCGTCGGCTACCTCGGCAAGGACAGCCTTTCCTTGGGCTCAAGGCGAGCTCTCGCTGACTTCGTCTACGGCTGTGGCCAGGACAACGAGGGCCTCTTCGGCAAGTCGGCCGGCCTCATTGGCCTGGCACGCAACGAGCTCTCCCTGCTGTCTCAACTCGGGCCAAGGCTCGGTCAGTCCTTCTCTTACTGCCTTCCGACCATGGTGTCCACCGGATACCTGTCGATTGGTTCATACAACCCAGCACAGTTTTCGTACACTCCCATGGTGTCGAGCTCGCTGGACGACACCCTTTACTTCGTCAGGCTGACGGGCGTCACGGTCGGCGGGAAGAACTTGCCGGTAAGAGCGTCGGCGTACACCGGGACACCGACGATCATCGACTCGGGGACAGTGATCACGCGGCTGCCGCCGGACGTGTACACCGCACTCAGCAACGCGATAGTGGCGGCTCTCAAGAGGTACAAGCGGGCGCCGGCGTACTCGATTTTGGACACGTGCTTCAGGGGGACCGTGAAGGCGTCGGCGGTGCCGGCGGTAAACATGGTGTTCGAAGGCGGCGCGACATTGAAGCTGGCGCCGAGGAACGTAATGATCAACGTGGATGATGCGACGACGACGTGCTTGGCGTTTGCGCCGTCAGGGAGGGTGGCGATCATCGGGAACAGGCAGCAGCAGACGTTTAACGTGGTTTATGACGTCGCCAAGTCGAGGATTGGATTTGCTGCAGGCGGGTGCAGCTGA